The following proteins are encoded in a genomic region of Nocardioides renjunii:
- a CDS encoding SDR family oxidoreductase: MSDQGQSEQTRQDPTQVHEQPDTEGEQLPEPGDEASVTSEMDEKPDHGEETYRGHDRLLDQVAVITGGDSGIGRAVALAFAREGADVVIAYLDGEDEDAEETARLVEDAGRRVVLVPTDLVEEEACRALVDRAVEEFGRIDVLVNNAAYQMAQPGGIADITTEQLDRVMRTNIYAMFWLCKMALPHMKAGASIINTSSVQSSSPSPELLDYATTKAGIVNFTRGLAQMVAEQGIRVNAVAPGPIWTPLIPATMPPEKVETFGQQTPMGRAGQPAEVATAFVYLASPESSYITGEVIAVTGGQPVTM; encoded by the coding sequence ATGAGCGACCAGGGACAGTCCGAGCAGACCCGACAGGACCCGACCCAGGTGCACGAGCAGCCCGACACCGAGGGCGAGCAGCTGCCGGAGCCGGGTGACGAGGCCTCGGTCACGAGTGAGATGGACGAGAAGCCCGACCACGGCGAGGAGACCTACCGCGGCCACGACCGCCTGCTCGACCAGGTCGCGGTCATCACCGGAGGGGACTCCGGCATCGGCCGCGCCGTCGCCCTGGCCTTCGCCCGCGAGGGCGCCGACGTGGTCATCGCCTACCTCGACGGCGAGGACGAGGACGCCGAGGAGACAGCGCGCCTCGTCGAGGACGCCGGGCGTCGGGTCGTGCTGGTCCCGACCGACCTCGTGGAGGAGGAGGCCTGCCGGGCGCTCGTGGACCGCGCGGTCGAGGAGTTCGGCCGCATCGACGTCCTGGTCAACAACGCGGCCTACCAGATGGCGCAGCCCGGCGGCATCGCCGACATCACGACCGAGCAGCTCGACCGGGTGATGCGCACCAACATCTACGCCATGTTCTGGCTGTGCAAGATGGCGCTGCCGCACATGAAGGCCGGGGCCAGCATCATCAACACCTCCTCGGTGCAGTCGAGCTCGCCGTCGCCGGAGCTGCTCGACTACGCCACCACGAAGGCCGGGATCGTGAACTTCACCCGCGGCCTGGCGCAGATGGTCGCGGAGCAGGGCATCCGGGTCAACGCGGTGGCGCCGGGCCCGATCTGGACGCCGCTCATCCCGGCGACCATGCCGCCGGAGAAGGTCGAGACGTTCGGCCAGCAGACCCCGATGGGCCGGGCCGGCCAGCCCGCCGAGGTGGCGACGGCGTTCGTCTACCTCGCCTCGCCCGAGTCCAGCTACATCACCGGCGAGGTCATCGCGGTCACTGGGGGACAGCCCGTCACCATGTGA
- a CDS encoding GNAT family N-acetyltransferase produces MDVTITRADFADPRLGAFLQAHLDDMEPTAPPESRHALDLRALQAEHVRLWVAAVPDVEGVAGTAALAGLDERHEELKSMRTDPRLRGRGIASALLAHVLDDARSRGVERVSLETGSMAFFEAARTFYARAGFEPCPPFGSYVEDPMSTFMTLALTAR; encoded by the coding sequence GTGGACGTGACCATCACCCGCGCCGACTTCGCTGACCCCCGGCTCGGCGCCTTCCTCCAGGCCCACCTCGACGACATGGAGCCCACGGCACCGCCGGAGAGCCGGCACGCGCTCGACCTGCGCGCGCTGCAGGCGGAGCACGTACGCCTCTGGGTGGCCGCCGTCCCCGACGTCGAGGGCGTCGCCGGCACGGCGGCACTGGCGGGGCTCGACGAGCGGCACGAGGAGCTCAAGAGCATGCGGACGGACCCCCGCCTCCGCGGCCGCGGGATCGCCTCGGCGCTGCTCGCCCACGTCCTGGACGACGCTAGGTCGCGCGGGGTCGAGCGGGTCTCGCTCGAGACGGGCAGCATGGCGTTCTTCGAGGCGGCGCGGACCTTCTACGCGCGGGCGGGCTTCGAGCCCTGCCCGCCGTTCGGGTCCTACGTCGAGGACCCGATGAGCACCTTCATGACGCTCGCGCTCACTGCGCGCTGA
- a CDS encoding sensor histidine kinase, with translation MHDEPDAGRTGEPSADGPAALAPWADDQTRQHLQVLVEGVATLAGFEQSAVLLRRDGVFQVVAAASVADGFIGSTTPTWAIERELARSDDWGAWRFVPHDRVGDEVLDYSHIPDITPLEGEDAWHPLDWLFAPLHDDQGELRGVLGVDSPRDGRLPGPEKLEVLTRYAGVARTLILLALEREDLHERVRMATEARAIVRQALIEPTLDLVLEACRATLVSCFDAIGMWLTAFDEHGSGTSTTFYSRDSDIAPPFSEIDDVVVGLAHRYWADQYVAPFSSANRDQPGLPPEDAERLVQFLDRIGLGSVLFVPLGVGPACLGFLVLTRAPDARPWTDLERDAALDIGRDLGLAVANARQLELERAVIDRLRRLDSYRVEVVNTLGHELRNPLFSMSANLELLDMASLDPDARRSVEAATRGAVRMRAVIEDMLTMAQVSDPRREFDPVAVDLRRVVHDVIDECRAGADAGSVTVEADLPEAPAMVAGQPDELHRLLTNLMTNAIKYTDPGGRVVVRIASHGADVVTTVTDTGIGISASDQEQLFREFFRSTNPAALTRPGTGLGLAIVARIVNRHGGTVGLDSERGRGTTATVTLPAYTGVLAEDVVSAD, from the coding sequence ATGCACGACGAACCAGACGCCGGCCGCACCGGCGAGCCCAGCGCGGACGGTCCCGCGGCGCTCGCCCCGTGGGCCGACGACCAGACCCGGCAGCACCTGCAGGTGCTCGTCGAGGGCGTGGCGACGCTGGCCGGCTTCGAGCAGTCGGCGGTCCTCCTGCGCCGCGACGGGGTCTTCCAGGTGGTCGCCGCGGCCAGCGTCGCCGACGGCTTCATCGGCTCCACGACGCCGACCTGGGCCATCGAGCGTGAGCTCGCCCGCTCCGACGACTGGGGCGCCTGGCGCTTCGTGCCGCACGACCGCGTCGGCGACGAGGTGCTCGACTACAGCCACATCCCCGACATCACCCCGCTCGAGGGTGAGGACGCGTGGCACCCGCTGGACTGGCTCTTCGCCCCCCTCCACGACGACCAGGGCGAGCTGCGCGGCGTGCTTGGCGTGGACAGCCCGCGCGACGGCCGCCTGCCGGGGCCGGAGAAGCTCGAGGTCCTCACCCGCTACGCCGGCGTCGCCCGCACGCTGATCCTGCTCGCCCTCGAGCGCGAGGACCTGCACGAGCGGGTGCGCATGGCCACCGAGGCCCGCGCGATCGTCCGGCAGGCGCTGATCGAGCCGACGCTCGACCTCGTCCTCGAGGCCTGCCGCGCGACGCTGGTGTCGTGCTTCGACGCCATCGGCATGTGGCTGACGGCCTTCGACGAGCACGGCAGCGGCACCTCGACGACGTTCTACTCCCGCGACAGCGACATCGCGCCGCCCTTCTCCGAGATCGACGACGTCGTGGTGGGGCTGGCGCACCGCTACTGGGCCGACCAGTACGTCGCGCCGTTCTCGTCCGCCAACCGCGACCAGCCGGGACTGCCGCCCGAGGACGCCGAGCGGCTCGTGCAGTTCCTCGACCGGATCGGCCTCGGCTCGGTCCTCTTCGTCCCCCTCGGCGTCGGTCCCGCGTGCCTCGGATTCCTCGTGCTCACCCGCGCCCCGGACGCCCGGCCGTGGACGGACCTCGAGCGCGACGCCGCGCTCGACATCGGCCGCGACCTCGGGCTCGCCGTCGCCAACGCCCGGCAGCTCGAGCTCGAGCGCGCGGTCATCGACCGGCTGCGCCGCCTCGACAGCTATCGCGTCGAGGTGGTCAACACCCTCGGTCACGAGCTGCGCAACCCCCTCTTCTCGATGAGCGCCAACCTCGAGCTGCTCGACATGGCGAGCCTGGACCCCGACGCCCGGCGGTCGGTGGAGGCCGCCACCCGCGGTGCGGTGCGGATGCGCGCCGTCATCGAGGACATGCTCACCATGGCCCAGGTCTCCGACCCACGGCGCGAGTTCGACCCGGTGGCGGTCGACCTGCGCCGGGTGGTGCACGACGTGATCGACGAGTGCCGCGCCGGCGCCGACGCGGGGTCGGTCACGGTCGAGGCCGACCTGCCCGAGGCGCCGGCCATGGTGGCCGGCCAGCCCGACGAGCTGCACCGGCTGCTGACCAACCTGATGACCAACGCCATCAAGTACACCGACCCCGGCGGCCGGGTCGTCGTCCGCATCGCGAGCCACGGCGCGGACGTCGTCACCACCGTCACCGACACCGGCATCGGGATCTCCGCCTCCGACCAGGAGCAGCTCTTCCGCGAGTTCTTCCGCTCCACCAACCCGGCCGCCCTGACCCGGCCCGGCACCGGGCTCGGCCTGGCGATCGTGGCCCGGATCGTCAACCGGCACGGCGGCACCGTCGGGCTCGACTCCGAGCGAGGCCGTGGGACGACGGCCACGGTCACGCTGCCGGCGTACACCGGCGTCCTCGCCGAGGACGTCGTCAGCGCGGACTGA
- a CDS encoding LysR family transcriptional regulator: MITLDQVRSFVAVAEELHFGRAAERLRMTQPPLSRQIQKLEKSVGARLLERDNRRVELTGAGVAFLDEAYRLLNLVEGAGDLARRVDAGAAGVVRLGFTAVSAISILGPLLRRLTAELPDVEVVLSERVTNAQVDGIRRGELDVGLARPPFDTSLLRSRVVLREPLMAVVPASHPLASVARPLAAGDFDGEAVIGYNPDQSRYFHELSVRFFANAHPRVDQRVHQVLTAMLLVSAERGVTLAPASAASLHVDGVVFKELAHHGGDTRVDADPDRPVELHAIWSREAITPVVRRVLDVVTARVGP; encoded by the coding sequence GTGATCACCCTCGACCAGGTCCGCTCCTTCGTCGCGGTGGCCGAGGAGCTGCACTTCGGGCGGGCCGCCGAGCGCCTCCGGATGACGCAGCCGCCGCTGTCGCGACAGATCCAAAAGCTGGAGAAGTCGGTGGGTGCGCGGCTGCTCGAGCGCGACAACCGTCGCGTCGAGCTGACGGGCGCGGGCGTCGCCTTCCTCGACGAGGCCTACCGGCTGCTCAACCTCGTCGAGGGCGCCGGCGACCTGGCCCGGCGCGTCGACGCCGGGGCGGCGGGCGTCGTACGCCTCGGCTTCACCGCCGTCTCCGCGATCTCGATCCTCGGGCCGCTGCTGCGCCGCCTCACCGCCGAGCTGCCGGACGTCGAGGTGGTGCTGTCGGAGCGCGTGACCAACGCCCAGGTCGACGGCATCCGTCGCGGCGAGCTCGACGTCGGGCTGGCCCGGCCGCCCTTCGACACCTCGTTGCTGCGCTCGCGGGTGGTCCTGCGCGAGCCGTTGATGGCGGTCGTGCCGGCCTCGCACCCGCTCGCCTCGGTCGCGCGGCCGCTGGCCGCCGGCGACTTCGACGGCGAGGCGGTGATCGGCTACAACCCCGACCAGTCGCGCTACTTCCACGAGCTGTCGGTGCGGTTCTTCGCCAACGCCCACCCCCGCGTCGACCAGCGGGTGCACCAGGTGCTGACCGCGATGCTCCTCGTCTCCGCGGAGCGGGGGGTGACCCTGGCCCCCGCCTCGGCGGCGTCGCTGCACGTCGACGGGGTGGTCTTCAAGGAGCTGGCCCACCATGGCGGCGACACCCGCGTGGACGCCGACCCCGACCGGCCGGTCGAGCTGCACGCGATCTGGTCGCGGGAGGCGATCACCCCCGTCGTACGACGGGTGCTGGACGTCGTGACGGCGCGCGTCGGACCCTAG
- a CDS encoding Bug family tripartite tricarboxylate transporter substrate binding protein, which translates to MRKQTLSLAAVATGTALALSACGGVSTTTGGDDGGEYPSGSVEMYVGADPGGSSDLISRQIATGLSDELGETFSVLNRSGSNGALAAAEVQQAEPDGNIISVQNASLFAITPLAVAEDEVTSIDDFDVVGGVSRDDYVLVTNSENPWTTIDDLKGAGKKVTYGTTGVGTGAQLACALTYESGDIDSEAVPFDGGAPALTALLGNQVDTACLQTGEAIENIENGKLTALSVFAPERIEFLPDVPTATEQGLDVEVYQYRFMTTPKGTPQDVKDTIWEAMQTTFESEDYQAFNEQNSLTPMEVPGDEVAEALETDRQRYADLVEEYDIDLGDAS; encoded by the coding sequence ATGCGCAAGCAGACCCTCAGCCTGGCGGCCGTCGCCACCGGCACGGCCCTCGCCCTCTCGGCCTGCGGCGGCGTCTCCACCACCACCGGTGGCGACGACGGCGGCGAGTACCCCTCGGGCTCCGTCGAGATGTACGTCGGCGCCGACCCGGGCGGCTCGTCCGACCTGATCTCGCGCCAGATCGCCACCGGGCTCTCCGACGAGCTCGGCGAGACGTTCTCGGTGCTCAACCGCTCCGGCTCCAACGGCGCGCTGGCCGCCGCCGAGGTGCAGCAGGCCGAGCCCGACGGCAACATCATCTCCGTGCAGAACGCCTCGCTCTTCGCCATCACGCCCCTCGCGGTGGCCGAGGACGAGGTCACCAGCATCGACGACTTCGACGTCGTCGGGGGCGTCTCGCGCGACGACTACGTGCTCGTGACCAACTCGGAGAACCCCTGGACAACGATCGACGACCTCAAGGGCGCCGGCAAGAAGGTCACCTACGGCACCACCGGCGTCGGCACGGGCGCCCAGCTCGCCTGCGCGCTGACCTACGAGAGCGGCGACATCGACTCCGAGGCCGTGCCGTTCGACGGCGGCGCCCCCGCCCTCACCGCGCTGCTCGGCAACCAGGTCGACACCGCCTGCCTGCAGACCGGCGAGGCGATCGAGAACATCGAGAACGGCAAGCTCACCGCCCTGTCGGTCTTCGCCCCCGAGCGCATCGAGTTCCTCCCCGACGTGCCCACCGCCACCGAGCAGGGCCTCGACGTCGAGGTCTACCAGTACCGCTTCATGACGACCCCGAAGGGCACGCCCCAGGACGTCAAGGACACCATCTGGGAGGCGATGCAGACGACGTTCGAGTCCGAGGACTACCAGGCCTTCAACGAGCAGAACAGCCTCACGCCGATGGAGGTCCCCGGCGACGAGGTGGCCGAGGCCCTCGAGACCGACAGGCAGCGCTACGCCGACCTGGTCGAGGAGTACGACATCGACCTGGGCGACGCCAGCTGA
- a CDS encoding tripartite tricarboxylate transporter TctB family protein: MSDERTTPRAGEGDILAELEAEVAHELEEHRPAAGGPAYQVVAALVTLAIGLLGAVLAQGYGLGSLERPGPGLWPMVVSVVIVVLSLTLLLVGRGLRDSERFSRASVLPLVGVATFIALAFLIPTLGFEIPAFLLCVVWLRFLGGESWRSTLAVSLGTVAAFYALFLYGLRIPLPHLF; encoded by the coding sequence ATGAGCGACGAGCGCACGACACCCCGGGCCGGCGAGGGCGACATCCTCGCCGAGCTCGAGGCCGAGGTCGCCCACGAGCTCGAGGAGCACCGACCGGCCGCGGGAGGACCGGCGTACCAGGTCGTCGCCGCGCTGGTCACCCTCGCCATCGGCCTCCTCGGCGCGGTGCTCGCCCAGGGCTACGGGCTCGGGTCGCTGGAGCGGCCCGGACCGGGCCTGTGGCCGATGGTGGTGTCGGTGGTCATCGTGGTGCTGTCGCTCACGCTGCTGCTCGTCGGCCGCGGGCTGAGGGACAGCGAGCGGTTCAGCCGCGCGAGCGTGCTGCCGCTGGTGGGGGTCGCGACGTTCATCGCGCTCGCCTTCCTCATCCCCACCCTCGGCTTCGAGATCCCGGCCTTCCTGCTGTGCGTGGTGTGGCTGCGGTTCCTGGGCGGGGAGTCGTGGCGCTCCACGCTCGCCGTCTCCCTCGGCACCGTCGCCGCCTTCTACGCCCTGTTCCTCTACGGCCTGCGGATCCCGCTGCCGCACCTGTTCTGA
- a CDS encoding tripartite tricarboxylate transporter permease, protein MDAFLDGFAVVTQPGNLLYCLIGVLIGMLIGVLPGLGPAATMAILLPIVVTVDPVAAVIMLAGIYYGAQYGGTITSVLLRLPGEASSVVTVFDGFALAKQGKAGTALGIAAIGSFVGATVSIVALSLAAPVVAGWALDFGPAEYAALALLGVLLIATIGSGHPVKALIAASIGLLLATVGRDSFNNSQRFTFDSLQLADGLDFVVVAMGLFGVGEILYNLEERHGKVHVPAAVANIWPSRKELRVAAPAIGRGSVIGFFLGVLPGGGAVMASLAAYATEKRVSKTPERFGRGAIEGVAAPETANNAAATSSFIPLLTLGIPANASMGMLFAALLVLGITPGPQLLEERPDLFWGVVNSMYIGNLLLLLLSLPLVGVFVRILRVRPAILAPITALITVLGVYTINNSVFDIFVMIAFGILGYLMKKVGFEPGPMVLAFVLGALLENNVRRALLIFEGDPTGFVTRPISGTILALFLVAAVFPVVQAVRHRRAATVPDETTHREDALR, encoded by the coding sequence ATGGACGCGTTCCTCGACGGCTTCGCCGTCGTCACCCAGCCCGGCAACCTGCTCTACTGCCTGATCGGCGTGCTCATCGGCATGCTCATCGGCGTGCTCCCCGGCCTCGGCCCGGCCGCCACGATGGCGATCCTGCTGCCGATCGTCGTCACGGTCGACCCGGTCGCCGCGGTGATCATGCTCGCCGGGATCTACTACGGCGCCCAGTACGGCGGGACGATCACCTCGGTGCTCCTCCGGCTGCCGGGCGAGGCGTCGTCGGTGGTCACGGTCTTCGACGGGTTCGCCCTCGCCAAGCAGGGCAAGGCGGGCACCGCGCTCGGCATCGCCGCGATCGGCTCCTTCGTCGGCGCCACCGTCTCCATCGTGGCCCTGAGCCTGGCCGCGCCCGTCGTGGCCGGCTGGGCGCTCGACTTCGGCCCCGCCGAGTACGCCGCCCTCGCGCTGCTCGGCGTGCTGCTGATCGCCACCATCGGCAGCGGCCACCCGGTCAAGGCGCTGATCGCCGCCTCGATCGGCCTGCTCCTCGCCACGGTCGGGCGCGACAGCTTCAACAACTCGCAGCGCTTCACCTTCGACAGCCTCCAGCTCGCCGACGGCCTCGACTTCGTCGTCGTCGCGATGGGCCTCTTCGGCGTCGGCGAGATCCTCTACAACCTCGAGGAGCGGCACGGGAAGGTCCACGTCCCGGCGGCGGTCGCCAACATCTGGCCGTCGCGCAAGGAGCTCCGGGTGGCGGCCCCCGCCATCGGCCGCGGCTCGGTGATCGGCTTCTTCCTCGGCGTACTGCCCGGCGGTGGCGCCGTGATGGCCTCGCTCGCGGCGTACGCCACCGAGAAGCGCGTCTCGAAGACGCCCGAGCGGTTCGGCCGCGGCGCCATCGAGGGCGTCGCCGCGCCGGAGACCGCCAACAACGCCGCCGCGACGTCGTCGTTCATCCCGCTGCTGACGCTCGGCATCCCGGCCAACGCCTCGATGGGCATGCTGTTCGCCGCCCTGCTCGTCCTCGGCATCACCCCCGGACCGCAGCTGCTCGAGGAGCGCCCCGACCTGTTCTGGGGCGTGGTGAACTCGATGTACATCGGCAACCTGCTGCTGCTCCTGCTGAGCCTGCCGCTGGTGGGCGTCTTCGTGCGGATCCTGCGGGTGCGACCCGCGATCCTGGCGCCGATCACCGCCCTCATCACGGTCCTGGGCGTCTACACGATCAACAACTCGGTCTTCGACATCTTCGTGATGATCGCGTTCGGGATCCTCGGCTACCTGATGAAGAAGGTCGGCTTCGAGCCCGGCCCGATGGTGCTGGCGTTCGTGCTCGGCGCACTGCTGGAGAACAACGTCCGCCGCGCGCTGCTCATCTTCGAGGGCGACCCGACCGGCTTCGTCACCCGCCCGATCTCCGGCACGATCCTCGCGCTGTTCCTGGTCGCCGCCGTGTTCCCCGTCGTCCAGGCCGTGCGCCACCGGCGTGCCGCCACCGTCCCGGACGAGACCACCCACCGAGAGGACGCCCTGCGATGA
- a CDS encoding universal stress protein — MTIVIGYVPSAVGEAALEAGLAEAAAHGEDVVILNSPRRRSTVDVELIDETAADELVARAEQAGVTARVDHADHGDDLVETFRALVAATSARLVVIGLRRRSPVGKLVTGSDAQRLLLDLDVPILAVKPAS, encoded by the coding sequence ATGACCATCGTGATCGGCTACGTTCCCAGCGCCGTCGGGGAGGCGGCCCTCGAGGCCGGCCTGGCCGAGGCGGCGGCCCACGGCGAGGACGTCGTCATCCTCAACAGCCCGCGCCGGCGCAGCACCGTCGACGTCGAGCTCATCGACGAGACGGCCGCGGACGAGCTCGTCGCGCGTGCCGAGCAGGCCGGCGTGACGGCGCGCGTCGACCACGCCGACCACGGCGACGACCTGGTCGAGACGTTCCGCGCCCTGGTCGCCGCCACGTCCGCCCGGCTCGTGGTCATCGGTCTGCGCCGCCGCTCCCCGGTCGGCAAGCTCGTCACCGGCAGCGACGCGCAGCGCCTCCTGCTCGACCTCGACGTGCCGATCCTGGCCGTGAAGCCCGCGAGCTGA
- a CDS encoding enolase C-terminal domain-like protein: MSRSRISRVVVTPVAFGDPPLLNVVGVHQPYALRAIVELHTDSGLLGLGETYADDAHLARLDAVATALPGHDPYDLHGLRRRVTDVLGREVGGGGASFGGMLDVDSAIDTVYSPFEVASLDLQGREAGVPVSDLLGGAVRERVPFSGYLFYKWAGHPGHAHDAWGEALTPEQVVAQAHRMVDGWGFGSLKLKGGVFAPEEECAAIEALRDAFPEMPLRLDPNGAWTVETSLEVASRLAGVVEYLEDPTPGIEGMAAVAAGTDVPLATNMCVIAMEHLPPAIAQHAVQVVLSDHHLWGGLRKSALLGGITDVWGLGLSMHSNSHLGVSLAAMVHLAAATPNLTYACDTHYPWKTQDVVADGVLSFSDGSVAVPTGPGLGVELDRDALGELHELYLSCGVRRREDTVYMRSIEPGFTPNTSRW, encoded by the coding sequence GTGAGCCGCAGCCGCATCTCCCGGGTCGTCGTCACCCCCGTCGCGTTCGGCGACCCGCCCCTGCTCAACGTCGTCGGCGTGCACCAGCCCTACGCCCTGCGCGCGATCGTCGAGCTGCACACCGACTCCGGCCTGCTCGGCCTCGGGGAGACCTACGCCGACGATGCGCACCTCGCCCGGCTGGACGCCGTCGCGACCGCGCTGCCCGGCCACGACCCGTACGACCTGCACGGCCTGCGCCGGCGGGTCACCGACGTGCTCGGCCGCGAGGTGGGCGGCGGCGGTGCGTCGTTCGGCGGGATGCTCGACGTCGACTCCGCCATCGACACGGTCTACTCCCCCTTCGAGGTCGCGAGCCTCGACCTGCAGGGCCGCGAGGCCGGCGTGCCGGTGAGCGACCTGCTCGGCGGCGCCGTGCGCGAGCGGGTGCCGTTCAGCGGCTACCTGTTCTACAAGTGGGCCGGGCACCCCGGCCACGCCCACGACGCGTGGGGCGAGGCGCTGACGCCCGAGCAGGTCGTCGCGCAGGCCCATCGGATGGTCGACGGCTGGGGCTTCGGCTCGCTCAAGCTCAAGGGCGGCGTGTTCGCCCCGGAGGAGGAGTGCGCCGCGATCGAGGCGCTGCGCGACGCCTTCCCGGAGATGCCGCTGCGGCTCGACCCCAACGGCGCGTGGACCGTCGAGACGTCGTTGGAGGTGGCCTCGCGCCTCGCCGGTGTCGTGGAGTACCTCGAGGACCCGACGCCGGGCATCGAGGGGATGGCCGCGGTCGCTGCCGGCACCGACGTGCCGCTGGCCACCAACATGTGCGTCATCGCGATGGAGCACCTGCCGCCCGCGATCGCGCAGCACGCCGTCCAGGTGGTCCTGTCCGACCACCACCTGTGGGGCGGGCTGCGGAAGTCCGCGCTGCTCGGCGGGATCACCGACGTGTGGGGCCTCGGGCTGTCGATGCACAGCAACTCCCACCTCGGCGTCTCGCTCGCCGCGATGGTCCACCTCGCGGCGGCGACGCCGAACCTCACCTACGCCTGCGACACCCACTACCCGTGGAAGACCCAGGACGTGGTGGCGGACGGGGTGCTGTCGTTCTCGGACGGCTCGGTCGCCGTGCCGACGGGGCCCGGACTCGGCGTCGAGCTCGACCGCGACGCCCTCGGCGAGCTGCACGAGCTCTACCTCTCCTGCGGCGTCCGCCGGCGCGAGGACACCGTCTACATGCGCTCGATCGAGCCGGGCTTCACCCCCAACACCTCGCGCTGGTAG
- a CDS encoding SRPBCC family protein, with protein MFDVAKHLGATTRAVEDSTHEGTPVKVVVASRTYPTDVDDLWQAVTDPERIPRWFAPVSGDLRLGGRFQVEGNAGGEVIACDQPRHLAITWEFGGDTTWVDVHLEESPDGATLTLRHAADVSGNEHWPTYGPGAVGVGWELGLMGLAEHLATGSSIPHEEVEVWGASPDGQAFMTGAATQWGEADAAVSDDPDASRAAAARTAAFYTGAEAPA; from the coding sequence ATGTTCGATGTAGCCAAGCACCTGGGCGCCACCACCCGCGCCGTCGAGGACAGCACCCACGAGGGCACGCCCGTCAAGGTCGTGGTCGCCTCCCGCACCTACCCCACCGACGTCGACGACCTCTGGCAGGCCGTGACTGACCCCGAACGGATCCCCCGCTGGTTCGCCCCCGTCTCGGGCGACCTGCGACTCGGTGGCCGCTTCCAGGTCGAGGGCAACGCCGGCGGCGAAGTGATCGCCTGCGACCAGCCGCGGCACCTCGCCATCACCTGGGAGTTCGGCGGTGACACGACGTGGGTCGACGTGCACCTCGAGGAGAGCCCGGACGGCGCCACGCTGACGCTGCGCCACGCGGCCGACGTGTCCGGCAACGAGCACTGGCCGACGTACGGCCCGGGCGCGGTCGGTGTCGGTTGGGAGCTCGGCCTGATGGGTCTCGCCGAGCACCTCGCGACCGGCAGCTCGATCCCGCACGAGGAGGTCGAGGTCTGGGGCGCGTCCCCCGACGGCCAAGCCTTCATGACCGGCGCGGCGACGCAGTGGGGCGAGGCCGACGCCGCCGTCTCCGACGACCCGGACGCCTCCCGCGCGGCGGCCGCGCGCACCGCGGCGTTCTACACCGGCGCCGAGGCGCCGGCCTGA
- a CDS encoding ArsR/SmtB family transcription factor: MHAFDVLGDPVRRRILELLAAGEASAGDVAAQVRDEFGISQPAVSQHLKVLREHGFASVRAEGARRLYSVDPTGMQEVDAWVEQFRVFWDTRLDALGTEVARGKKSRR, encoded by the coding sequence GTGCACGCCTTCGACGTCCTCGGCGATCCCGTACGCCGCCGCATCCTCGAGCTGCTCGCGGCCGGCGAGGCGAGCGCCGGGGACGTGGCCGCTCAGGTGCGCGACGAGTTCGGCATCAGCCAGCCGGCGGTGAGCCAGCACCTCAAGGTGCTGCGCGAGCACGGGTTCGCGAGCGTACGAGCCGAGGGCGCCCGCCGGCTCTACTCGGTCGACCCCACGGGGATGCAGGAGGTCGACGCCTGGGTCGAGCAGTTCCGGGTCTTCTGGGACACCAGGCTCGACGCCCTCGGGACCGAGGTCGCCCGAGGCAAGAAGTCCCGCCGCTGA